CTCTCTTGTTTCCTAATTTAAAGAAGTTGCAAATACGTGGCATCGGAGAAGACTTCAGTAGTTGTAAAGAACTCTATGATTTTCGCTGCTTAGATCAGCTCGAGGAATTGGAATTTTGTCTTGCTTATCGAAATGTAGATGCTGCTTGCTTTCTGGAAACAGTTACACCTTCAGGCGCTACTTCACAAGACCTTCTGAGGAGGCTGAAATTTTCGATGGAGAGTACATCTCTGCCCCTTCTTCCTACTGATGATGCTTTGCCACATTTGCTTTTACCTCCTCCAGATGCTTTTCCGCAAAGACTTAAGAAGTTAGCTTTTAGTGGGACTTGTTTGCAATGGATGGATTTGAGCATTGTTGGTAAATTGCCCAAACTCGAGGTTCTTAAACTAGAAAATGATGCATGTATAGGCGACGAGTGGGAAGTAGTTGATGAAGGGTTTCCTTACTTGAAGTTGCTGCTACTGGAACGTTTGAAGATTCGTTATTGGAGAGCCAGTTGCGATCACTTTCCATGCCTTGAACGACTGTTTCTGGAACGTTGTCTTGGTTTGGATTCAATACCTCAAGATTTCACAGATATAACCACACTTGCTCTGATTAATGTTAGCAGTTGTGCAGAATCTGTTGGGAATTCCGCTAAGCAGATTCAACAGGACATTCAAGATAACTATGGAACATCTGTTGAGGTTACTATTGTTAGGCATGTGAAAGCCAAGAATATTTACTTTAGTTAATCTATTTCAGCTTGATTGTTAGGCCTGTGACagccaagaatatcaatttttagagctcttttgaaatagttttgtaatgCGAATGCAAATAAATTAAGTATGGAGCTTTTAGTTGGTTTTCCTAATGCATCTTCCCCATATAAATATGGCTATTTGTGGGAGAGTATCTTTGTTCTTATTTCTCTTCAGTTTCTTAGATTCTGATGTTAGATTCTTTTGTGTTACAATGTGATCTAAAGTTAGATTCTTTTGTgttttccttatatttttctgATATCAATATTAGTCTCCTTCTGATCTAAAATTTCTTACTTGCTGAAATTATCACTTTTGCCCAAATGCTGGAACCCATAAGGTTCAAATCCCGAACCTTTGGATACCATATGTAATCCATGGATGTCTAATCAGAAAACCATATCCGAGCTCCGTGGCTAATATGTGCTCTTTGGATTTTTCTCTCGTTAAGGGTGGAGAGATCACATTCATTTCATCACATCCCTCGGTAATTTTCTCCCTGATAAAAGGAAGGTTTGACTTATGAACACAAGCTGTATGTGTAGGCATAATTTAATGTTTATGTCATAAATAACTTATTCTATGAACTTAAATAACTGATTATTCAAAAAGAAGCCAAGACGTGCAGTGTGGGATTTATAGCCAGCTAAGCTTTTCTCATTTTAATTAACAAATAAAATTGCTTTTATACAAATTTACCAGTTGGAATGGCTCTACAGCTTAGTCAAGTATTCATTTAGTATAAATTATTCATGTACTTGTCCTTTATTCTATTAATGTTTAATAGGTCATCTTTTAACTAATGAAATTTTCAGTCAACCAATGAAAGCTTACAACTAATTTTTTTTGTTCTTAAACTAGAATCTCTAAGCAAACTTAATTATTATCAAAAACCACCATTTTCAACAGAGTAGGCTTCAAAAACTCTGTTGAGAGATTCTGTGTATTGCATCACATACacacgagagagagagagagagagaaagagggacATGGCTTATGCTGCTATTACTTCTCTTATGAACACCATACAACAATCAATGGAATCGACTGGACTTGTGATGCAATTGTTCTATGAAAAGCTTGAATCATTGAGAGCTATTATGGAGAAATCCTGCAATGTAACAGGCGATCTTGATGCATTGACAAGCTTGGAAGCGCAAATCGTAGAGCTAGCAGATGAAGCAGAAAATAAGGTTGACTTGGaatcaagaaatatttttttgcccgaaaatgaaaaaaaacaaagaagagcTTTTGTGAATCTTTATTCCCTTGTAAAAGAAGTAGTAGGACGCATTGATTCAACAATGAAGAAGTGGATGGCAATTCAAAAGAAGCTCAAGAACATCCAAGATCTTAAAGCACAAGATTTGTCTCTTGTCAGTACGTCACGACATGGCATAGAGCCTGAGGATAAGATGGTTGGCCTTGAAAATGAATTCGAGATGATGCAGGATCAACTTGCTAGAGGAGCAAAGGAACTAGAAGTTGTCTCAATTGTCGGGATGGGGGGCATCGGCAAGACAACTTTGGctaacaaaatctatagtgatccaTTCATTATGTCTCACTTTGGCATTCGTGCAAAAGCAACAGTTTCACAAGAGTACTGTGCGAGATATGTGCTTCTACGCCTTCTTTCTTCTATAAGTGGAAAGATCGAAGAATTTCATGAGCATCAAGATGATGATCAACTAGCAGACCGACTACAAAAGCTTCTAAAATGCGGGAGGTACTTGGTAGTCATTGATGATATATGGACTAGAGAAGCATGGGATGGTATAAAACGATGTTTCCCAGACTGTAACAATGGGAGTCGAATACTCATGACCACGAGGAATGTGGAGGTGGCTGAATGTGCTAGCTCAGGTAAGACTCCTTATCATATGCGCCTCATGAATTTTGATGAAAGTTGGAGTTTGTTGTACGAAAAGGTCTTTGTGAAAGACTATTTTTCCCCTGAATTTGAACAACTTGGCAAAAAGATTGCACTAAACTGTGGAGGATTACCTCTAGCACTTGTTTTGATTGCCGGACTTCTCTTCAAAATTGGTAATTCATTGGATGAGTGGAAAAGTGTTGTCAAGAATGTAAGTTCAATGGTCACCACAGAGGTTAATGTCCAATGCATGAGGGTGGTTGCATTAAGTTACCATTACTTGCCTCATCACCTAAAATCGTGCTTTCTATATTTTGCAATCTTCCAAGAGGATGAACTGATTTTAGTCAATAAACTTGTGGAATTATGGGCAGCAGAGGGGTTTTTGAAGGTAGAAGAGAGGAAAAGCATAGAAGAAGTGGCAGAAAAATGTCTAAAAGAACTTATAGATAGAAGTTTAATTTCCATCCGCAATTTGAGTTTTGATGGAAAAATTGAGATTTGTGGAATGCATGATGTGACCCGTGAAATCTGCTTGAGAGAAGCTCGAAACATGAACATTGTGAATGTTACGAGGGAAGAGAAGTATCAAAATTCATGTGTGCAATCTATGCATTTTTCCTCTAAGAGTCGAGGTCGGATCAGTATCCAATTGATCACGTCTGAGCAGAATACTGAGAAAATATTGGCAAGGTATCCTAAAAATGAGGTTCGTTCTATTATCTGTTTTAGAGTGAAAATGTTCGTGCCAAAGTTGTTGCACTTCAAGCTAGTAAGAGTACTAGATCTTGCTTTAATGAGATTTTCTGCTTTTCCCAGTTTGATTCTTGATTTAATTCACTTGAGATACCTAGCTTTGAGTCTTTCTCCTAGCTTGCAGCATTATCTAGGAGAAGAGATTTCCTCATCTTTTTCAGTAGACATTCCTCCATCGATATCTAGCCTATGTTATCTGCAAACTTTTATACTAAAACTTTTACAGCCTAATGCCCGGGAATATCCTCTGGTATTACCATACAAAATTTTGACGATGCCACAATTGAGGCACCTCCATTTGGACTGGAATTACTTGCAGTATCATGAGCCTACGGAGAAAAGTTTGGTTCTGAAAAATTTGCAATGTCTGTCTGGATTGAATCCTTGGCATTGTACTAGGGCCGTCTTTAGACAATTTCCCAATTTAAAGAAGTTGCAAATATGTGGCATCTGGGAAGACTTTCGTAGTCGCAAGGACCTCTATGATTTTCACTATTTAGATCAGCTCGAGGAATTAGATTTTGTTCTTACTTATTCATGTTATGCTTGCTTTCTGGAAAGCATTACATCTTCAGGCCTTTTGAGGTTCACGAGGCAAAAACGACGAGCAATTTTGCTGGAGAGACCATCTCTGGCCCTTCCTCCTACAGAAACTTTTCCATATTCAATCCTTCCTCCTCCAGATGCTTTTCCGCAGAACCTCAAGAAACTGGCTTTTTACGGGACTTGTTTTCAGTGGAAGGATTTGAGCATTGTAGGTAAATTGCCCAAACTCGAGGCCCTTAAACTGGGAATTAGTGCCTGCATAGGCATTGAGTGGAAGGTAGTTAAGGATGGTTTTCCTAGCTTGAAGTTTTTGCTACTGGAACGTTTGAAGGTTCGCTACTGGAGAGCCAGTTGTGATCACTTTCCGTGCCTTGAACGACTATTTCTTGAAcattgttgggatttggattcaaTCCCTCAAGATTTTGCAGATATAACCACCCTTGCACTAATTGATATTAGGTGGTGTGCAGAATCTGTTGGGAATTCCGCCAAACAAATTCAAGAGGATATTCTAAACAACTATGCAAGTTTTGTTGAGGTCAATATCCATGAGCCTCAGTAAGACATCTTCTTCCTTGATTTACTTCTTATAATTGTTGCTTGTGGTTGTATTTTTGTGTCAAAAATATAAATGCTAAGGCTTGTTTGGTCAAGAGTATAGTAAACAGATAGTCTTACGTTAGATTCATAGGTTATTAATCCTCTTAAATGTCCATGATTCTTTGTTTGCTGCTCTAGAGTCATACGTTCATTAGCAGGCATGTCCAGTAAGAATTTAGTTCTGCGCACTGCCGCGTATTTTGTTTTATCGCTGTGTAAAATTGATCTACAACAACATATAACTCTTCATAGTAAGCTCGATATAGTAACCTAGATAATAGAGCAATAACCTGCTCTAATAAGTTAAATCACACTGATAGTGTGAAACTCTAACATTTCATTTTTCATCCTTTGTggatgtttctttttatttttttatttttttctgcaGAAACAAGCGACGAGGACCAAGCCGCTCAGTAGCCCTTCCCACTATCGGTATCTGAGGAACCATTACACTTGCTCTAGTTGATGTAATGGGCTGTGCAAAATCTGTTGGGAATTCCGCCAAGCAGATTCAACAGGACATTGAAGATAATTATGCAAGTTCTGTTGAGGTCCATATCACTTAGGTTGGAATTGGATTTTTCAAATTTCCatggatttttcatttttgttgtgtTTGTTCTAAATATTGGTAGGTTGCAATTGGATTTTCGTTCAGTCTTTTCTTAATGTTGGTAGGTTATAAGAGAAA
Above is a window of Nicotiana tabacum cultivar K326 chromosome 8, ASM71507v2, whole genome shotgun sequence DNA encoding:
- the LOC107830127 gene encoding putative late blight resistance protein homolog R1A-3, whose translation is MAYAAITSLMNTIQQSMESTGLVMQLFYEKLESLRAIMEKSCNVTGDLDALTSLEAQIVELADEAENKVDLESRNIFLPENEKKQRRAFVNLYSLVKEVVGRIDSTMKKWMAIQKKLKNIQDLKAQDLSLVSTSRHGIEPEDKMVGLENEFEMMQDQLARGAKELEVVSIVGMGGIGKTTLANKIYSDPFIMSHFGIRAKATVSQEYCARYVLLRLLSSISGKIEEFHEHQDDDQLADRLQKLLKCGRYLVVIDDIWTREAWDGIKRCFPDCNNGSRILMTTRNVEVAECASSGKTPYHMRLMNFDESWSLLYEKVFVKDYFSPEFEQLGKKIALNCGGLPLALVLIAGLLFKIGNSLDEWKSVVKNVSSMVTTEVNVQCMRVVALSYHYLPHHLKSCFLYFAIFQEDELILVNKLVELWAAEGFLKVEERKSIEEVAEKCLKELIDRSLISIRNLSFDGKIEICGMHDVTREICLREARNMNIVNVTREEKYQNSCVQSMHFSSKSRGRISIQLITSEQNTEKILARYPKNEVRSIICFRVKMFVPKLLHFKLVRVLDLALMRFSAFPSLILDLIHLRYLALSLSPSLQHYLGEEISSSFSVDIPPSISSLCYLQTFILKLLQPNAREYPLVLPYKILTMPQLRHLHLDWNYLQYHEPTEKSLVLKNLQCLSGLNPWHCTRAVFRQFPNLKKLQICGIWEDFRSRKDLYDFHYLDQLEELDFVLTYSCYACFLESITSSGLLRFTRQKRRAILLERPSLALPPTETFPYSILPPPDAFPQNLKKLAFYGTCFQWKDLSIVGKLPKLEALKLGISACIGIEWKVVKDGFPSLKFLLLERLKVRYWRASCDHFPCLERLFLEHCWDLDSIPQDFADITTLALIDIRWCAESVGNSAKQIQEDILNNYASFVEVNIHEPQNKRRGPSRSVALPTIGI